In Lytechinus variegatus isolate NC3 chromosome 12, Lvar_3.0, whole genome shotgun sequence, a single window of DNA contains:
- the LOC121425355 gene encoding uncharacterized protein LOC121425355 — protein MHEKSVEQGVLPEDWTSANVTPVFKKGSKSEGSNYRHLNELDQYHRRVNLEVAGVPERQGEVPERIVLNIAKHISPELAASDFDVVHRLGSKRQADNKARPIIVRFTTRRARNIMYDGRRKLKTLSTKDLGYNSDGKIYLNENLIASTKELMKDVNKARRDAGYKFLWTQNGRIYVRKDEKCQPIIIHSREDFSKL, from the exons ATGCATGAG AAAAGTGTAGAACAAGGTGTTTTGCCTGAAGACTGGACGAGTGCTAATGTGACCCCGGTATTCAAAAAGGGTAGCAAATCAGAAGGTAGCAACTACAGGCAT CTTAACGAACTTGACCAGTACCACAGAAGAGTCAACTTGGAGGTGGCAGGTGTACCAGAACGACAGGGCGAGGTTCCTGAAAGGATCGTACTTAATATCGCGAAACACATCAGCCCTGAGCTTGCAGCATCCGACTTCGATGTGGTTCATCGGCTGGGTTCCAAACGCCAAGCTGATAACAAAGCCCGACCAATCATCGTGCGATTCACCACAAGACGAGCTCGGAACATCATGTACGATGGGAGAAGGAAGCTGAAGACTCTCTCCACAAAGGATCTTGGATACAACAGCGATGGCAAGATCTACCTCAATGAAAACTTGATCGCTTCCACTAAGGAGCTAATGAAAGATGTCAACAAGGCCCGCCGAGATGCCGGATACAAGTTCCTGTGGACCCAGAATGGCCGAATCTATGTAAGGAAGGATGAGAAGTGTcaacccatcatcattcattccagAGAGGACTTTTCTAAGCTGTAG
- the LOC121425694 gene encoding uncharacterized protein LOC121425694 — translation MRFFLGGNGCVISENFGRGNMAGVKSDSTDKWRFVIFISKFGFHLIVGSISKAFGVLLNEMILLFDTNVAVLGLLCSIPISLMLIACPVIAPILSDHGGSPRLISLLGISCGFCALILSSLTSSCVLFGIYLTVLGIGLAMGYMASYVMLDEYFPMSFILLNTVTEVGSSVGVLFIPFLLDQCRQAYGYSGAMLIFSAIFSHLLAGSATFRQPPSKDKCKVPNEFEYRKESGSRWNGREGAIMVSRSNSVQMERSEFIEGHGDSEGGKRSGDPQEIVKSNPNANEPCCSDGGKTTQFNLEKQLYEARNIPEKCLDGKDLMQEELLDHTRSSESYAGYSANDDMDENFQLFSHQTELSARDKTVLDKGEGEFSKCTSIKRFFVNSIFVQEPLFTLLLPLHCINHVCAYSWMLYLVPHAEWLGIGSSEAALLSSVGGAGALLGRMSLAILIYFGLDLFVICFISSLVAAATFLIDPWCTSYSLLCVTAFVQGCTMFINSTGRASMCKLTTSSHTFVRGCGYAALSSGIGGIAGCFLAGAIYNATDSFHVVFLFLGCAQVLLVLNIAIYLLIIHFKGNGHTVV, via the exons ATGCGTTTCTTTTTAGGCGGAAATGGTTGTGTGATTTCTGAAAATTTTGGTCGAGGAAACATGGCGGGCGTGAAGTCAGATTCCACAGATAAATGGAGATTTGTGATCTTCATCAGCAAGTTTGGGTTTCACCTGATAGTGGGATCCATCAGCAAAGCATTTGGAGTTCTTCTGAATGAGATGATTCTGCTCTTTGACACAAATGTGGCCGTACTTGGTTTACTCTGCAGTATACCTATCTCTCTCATGCTGATAGCTT GTCCTGTTATTGCTCCTATTCTTTCGGACCACGGAGGAAGCCCACGCCTCATTTCACTTCTTGGAATATCTTGCGGTTTCTGCGCCCTCATACTGAGCAGTCTAACAAGCTCGTGTGTTCTGTTTGGAATATACCTGACCGTCCTTG GTATCGGTTTAGCGATGGGCTACATGGCGAGCTATGTGATGTTGGACGAGTACTTTCCAATGAGTTTCATCCTGTTGAATACTGTGACGGAGGTTGGTAGTTCCGTAGGAGTTCTCTTTATTCCCTTCCTCTTGGATCAATGCAGACAAGCGTACGGGTACAGTGGGGCTATGCTAATCTTCAGTGCCATCTTCTCACATCTTTTAGCCGGAAGTGCCACTTTTAGGCAACCTCCATCTAAGGATAAGTGCAAGGTGCCCAATGAGTTCGAATACCGGAAGGAGTCTGGAAGCCGATGGAATGGCCGTGAAGGTGCAATAATGGTTTCACGATCAAACTCGGTTCAAATGGAAAGGAGTGAGTTCATTGAAGGACACGGAGACTCCGAAGGAGGTAAAAGAAGTGGAGACCCACAGGAAATCGTTAAATCTAACCCTAATGCAAACGAACCTTGTTGCTCGGACGGTGGCAAGACCACGCAGTTCAATTTAGAAAAACAGCTATATGAAGCAAGAAACATACCAGAAAAATGCCTTGATGGAAAGGATTTAATGCAGGAGGAACTACTAGATCACACAAGGTCTTCAGAATCATATGCAGGGTATTCTGCAAATGATGACATGGATGAAAATTTCCAACTTTTTAGTCATCAAACTGAACTGTCTGCCAGAGACAAAACTGTTTTAGACAAAGGAGAAGGAGAATTTAGCAAATGCACTTCTATCAAAAGATTCTTCGTAAACTCTATATTCGTACAGGAACCATTGTTTACTCTGCTTTTGCCGCTGCATTGTATCAACCATGTCTGTGCGTATTCCTGGATGCTCTATCTTGTGCCACACGCCGAGTGGCTAGGAATCGGTAGCTCAGAGGCAGCTCTTCTGTCCTCAGTCGGAGGGGCCGGTGCTTTACTTGGTCGGATGTCCCTGGCGATATTAATTTACTTCGGTCTTGATCTCTTTGTCATCTGCTTCATCAGTAGCCTTGTGGCTGCGGCAACGTTCTTGATAGATCCCTGGTGCACTTCCTACAGCTTGTTATGTGTAACTGCTTTTGTGCAAGGTTGTACCATGTTCATCAACTCCACTGGTCGGGCTTCCATGTGCAAGTTGACGACTTCTTCACACACCTTCGTTCGTGGTTGTGGGTATGCCGCCCTGTCATCTGGTATAGGAGGCATCGCAGGTTGTTTTTTGGCAG GTGCTATCTACAATGCAACAGACTCCTTCCATGTAGTTTTTCTGTTTCTGGGATGCGCTCAAGTACTCTTGGTTCTCAACATCGCAATTTATCTCcttatcattcattttaaaggaaatgGACATACCGTAGTTTAA